In a genomic window of Meleagris gallopavo isolate NT-WF06-2002-E0010 breed Aviagen turkey brand Nicholas breeding stock chromosome 1, Turkey_5.1, whole genome shotgun sequence:
- the PRR5 gene encoding proline-rich protein 5 isoform X1 yields the protein MRTLRRLKFMSSPSLSDLGKREQAALDERGTQQRRACSNATWNSIHNGVIAVFQRKGLPDHELYNLNEGVRQLLKTELGSFFTEYLQNQLLTKGMVILRDKIRFYEGQKLLDTLAETWDFFFSDVLPMLQAIFYPVQGKEPSVRQLALLHFRNIITLNIKLEDALSRSRARVPPSIIQMLLILQDLH from the exons ATGAGGACTCTTCGCAGGTTGAAGTTCATGAGTTCGCCCAGCCTCAGTGATCTGGGCAAGAGAGAGCAGGCAGCCTTGGATGAGCGGGGGACCCAGCAGCGACGGGCCTGCTCCAACGCTACCTGGAACAG TATCCACAATGGAGTAATAGCCGTGTTCCAGCGTAAGGGTCTCCCCGATCATGAACTTTACAACCTCAATGAAGGAGTCAG GCAGTTATTGAAAACAGAACTGGGATCCTTTTTCACCGAATATTTACAG aatcaACTGCTCACAAAAGGCATGGTGATCCTAAGAGACAAGATCCGGTTTTATGAAG GGCAGAAACTGCTGGATACCTTAGCTGAAACCTGggattttttcttcagtgatgtCCTGCCCATGCTTCAGGCTATTTTCTATCCTGTGCAG GGGAAGGAACCCTCAGTGCGGCAGCTGGCTCTTCTGCACTTTAGGAATATAATTACCCTCAATATCAAACTAGAAGATGCATTATCACGTTCCAGAGCAAGAGTTCCACCTTCTATTATTCAAATGCTGCTAATACTCCAG GACCTGCATTAG
- the PRR5 gene encoding proline-rich protein 5 isoform X2 — MSSPSLSDLGKREQAALDERGTQQRRACSNATWNSIHNGVIAVFQRKGLPDHELYNLNEGVRQLLKTELGSFFTEYLQNQLLTKGMVILRDKIRFYEGQKLLDTLAETWDFFFSDVLPMLQAIFYPVQGKEPSVRQLALLHFRNIITLNIKLEDALSRSRARVPPSIIQMLLILQDLH; from the exons ATGAGTTCGCCCAGCCTCAGTGATCTGGGCAAGAGAGAGCAGGCAGCCTTGGATGAGCGGGGGACCCAGCAGCGACGGGCCTGCTCCAACGCTACCTGGAACAG TATCCACAATGGAGTAATAGCCGTGTTCCAGCGTAAGGGTCTCCCCGATCATGAACTTTACAACCTCAATGAAGGAGTCAG GCAGTTATTGAAAACAGAACTGGGATCCTTTTTCACCGAATATTTACAG aatcaACTGCTCACAAAAGGCATGGTGATCCTAAGAGACAAGATCCGGTTTTATGAAG GGCAGAAACTGCTGGATACCTTAGCTGAAACCTGggattttttcttcagtgatgtCCTGCCCATGCTTCAGGCTATTTTCTATCCTGTGCAG GGGAAGGAACCCTCAGTGCGGCAGCTGGCTCTTCTGCACTTTAGGAATATAATTACCCTCAATATCAAACTAGAAGATGCATTATCACGTTCCAGAGCAAGAGTTCCACCTTCTATTATTCAAATGCTGCTAATACTCCAG GACCTGCATTAG